A window of the Lactuca sativa cultivar Salinas chromosome 5, Lsat_Salinas_v11, whole genome shotgun sequence genome harbors these coding sequences:
- the LOC111908426 gene encoding vesicle-associated membrane protein 711, protein MPILYSLVARGSVVLAEFSGTPTNASTIARQILEKTPGDNDMNVSYSQDRYIFHVKRTDGLTVLCMADDVAGRRIPFAFLEDIHQKFVRSYGRAVLSAQAYGMNDEFSRVLSQQMEYYSNDPNADRINRLKGEMGQVRTVMLENIDKVLERGDRLDLLVDKTDTMQTNTLRFRKQTRRYRTSVWWKNVKLTIALILLILVIAYVVLAFVCNGITLPSCI, encoded by the exons ATGCCGATTCTCTACTCGCTTGTGGCAAGGGGATCTGTGGTTTTAGCGGAATTCAGTGGCACTCCGACGAATGCGAGCACGATTGCGAGGCAAATTCTCGAGAAAACCCCCGGAGATAATGATATGAATGTTTCTTATTCTCAAGATCGCTATATTTTCCATGTCAAGCGCACTGATGGCCTTACTGTTCTCTGTATGGCTGACGACGTCGCCGGAA GGAGAATTCCTTTTGCATTTCTTGAAGACATTCATCAAAAATTTGTAAGGAGTTATGGGAGAGCTGTTTTATCAGCTCAAGCTTATGGAATGAATGAtgagttttctagggttttgagtCAACAAATGGAGTATTACTCAAATGATCCTAATGCTGATAGGATTAACCGTTTAAAAGGCGAAATGGGCCAG gtTCGCACTGTGATGCTTGAGAATATTGATAAGGTGTTGGAAAGAGGTGATAGGTTGGATTTGCTTGTTGATAAAACCGACACCATGCAAACCAACACACTGCGGTTCCGGAAGCAAACTCGCCGCTATAGAACTTCTGTTTGGTGGAAAAATGTCAAGCTCAC GATTGCTTTGATATTGCTTATCTTGGTGATTGCGTATGTTGTATTGGCATTTGTTTGCAATGGGATTACACTTCCTTCTTGTATATGA